A window from Mya arenaria isolate MELC-2E11 chromosome 9, ASM2691426v1 encodes these proteins:
- the LOC128246252 gene encoding organic cation transporter protein-like, with translation MKFDDITILLGEFGRYQKILYCIICFPVIFNAFNVMIVVFTLALPDFRCQIPGLGNDTFELQGKWHAYQINQTIPMSEEVNSNSYDTCHVYSPGENNTKIECNSWVYDQSTFQDTFITKFNLVCGLELARANANMLVMAGMLAGSALVGIFADIRLVRRRTSQRLYENSANDLAEDPGDDRTEDPADDRAEDPVEDRAEDREDDRAEDPNGDRAKDPDDVRAEDPDDDRAKDPDDVRAEDLDGDCAKDLDDVRAEDLDGDCAKDPDDDRADDPDDDRVKDPDGDRAKDPDDDRADDPDDDRVKDPDGDRVKDPDDDRAEDPDGDRVKAQTVTLSRTQTTTVPMTQTTSMSRTQPTTASRTQTPASLTTATTAVSGTQPTTKPKAQPTTMTLAASMNQPAVATTAVSGAQRTTAPRAQPTTMTLAASVNQPAVATTNVPRAQQTTAPRAQPTPTPTPTGLLINAADNRLGHRRKDCHQSLLVAAMFGTAFAPNYQVLAASRFLAGFGQNTFLPVFSMAMELVGPSYRVAAGIIVELFWCVGLFILCLLAYFVRSATNLTLVAGVPMILVFLYIWLIPESPRWLISKGKNKEAYKIIQKIAKKNQVTLPENAIDEHSVESGESMSVFKMFTIPKLLIRTLIIYLNWAVVNMVYYGLGLNVGNLGGNIYVNFAINSAVETAAYLLCLVSLHRVGRKTLHSGSMIVGGVACLLTIFSTLYGGTSLHWLTIALSNIGKFGISAGFAIVYIWTAELFPTLVRNSGIGSSCMVGRFGSVICPYITDLGRFVPGKFGQALPLIVFGGLSVVAGLLSLYLPETNGVPLPETIQDAVNFGTKKEKNNDAKEKASLV, from the exons ATGAAATTTGACGACATAACAATCCTTCTCGGCGAATTCGGAAGATACCAAAAGATCCTATATTGCATAATATGCTTTCCAGTAATATTCAATGCATTCAATGTGATGATCGTGGTGTTTACGTTGGCACTGCCAGACTTCAG ATGTCAGATCCCAGGTCTTGGAAATGATACCTTTGAACTCCAGGGAAAATGGCACGCTTACCAAATTAATCAAACAATACCAATGTCGGAAGAAGTTAATTCAAACTCGTATGACACGTGCCACGTTTACTCACCTGGAGAAAACAACACCAAGATTGAATGCAACTCCTGGGTCTATGACCAGTCCACGTTCCAGGACACCTTTATTACAAAG TTTAACCTGGTGTGCGGTTTAGAACTTGCTAGAGCGAATGCGAACATGCTGGTTATGGCAGGAATGCTGGCTGGGTCTGCGCTTGTTGGAATATTCGCCGACAT CCGTCTTGTACGTCGACGAACCAGCCAACGACTGTATGAGAATTCAGCCAACGACCTTGCCGAGGACCCAGGCGACGACCGTACCGAAGACCCAGCCGACGACCGTGCCGAGGACCCAGTCGAAGACCGTGCCGAGGACCGAGAGGACGACCGTGCCGAGGACCCAAACGGCGACCGTGCTAAGGACCCAGACGACGTCCGTGCCGAGGACCCAGACGACGACCGCGCTAAGGACCCAGACGACGTCCGTGCCGAGGACCTAGACGGTGACTGTGCCAAGGACCTAGACGACGTCCGTGCCGAGGACCTAGACGGTGACTGTGCCAAGGACCCAGACGACGACCGTGCCGATGACCCAGACGACGACCGTGTAAAGGACCCAGACGGTGACCGTGCCAAGGACCCAGACGACGACCGTGCCGATGACCCAGACGACGACCGTGTAAAGGACCCAGACGGTGACCGTGTCAAGGACCCAGATGACGACCGTGCCGAGGACCCAGACGGCGACCGTGTCAAGGCCCAGACGGTGACCTTGTCAAGGACCCAGACGACGACCGTGCCGATGACCCAGACGACGAGCATGTCGAGGACACAGCCGACGACCGCGTCGAGGACTCAGACGCCCGCCTCATTGACGACTGCGACGACGGCTGTCTCGGGGACTCAACCAACGACAAAGCCGAAAGCTCAGCCGACCACTATGACCCTGGCCGCGTCGATGAACCAGCCTGCTGTTGCGACGACGGCTGTCTCGGGGGCCCAACGGACGACAGCACCGAGAGCTCAGCCGACCACTATGACCTTGGCCGCGTCAGTGAACCAGCCTGCTGTTGCGACGACGAATGTACCGAGGGCCCAACAGACGACAGCACCGAGAGCTCAGCCGACGCCGACACCCACGCCGACGGGTTTGCTGATAAACGCCGCCGATAACAGACTAGGACATCGGAGAAAAGATTGCCATCAAT CCCTGTTAGTTGCTGCGATGTTTGGGACGGCATTTGCTCCAAACTACCAAGTGTTGGCTGCATCAAGATTTCTGGCAGGGTTTGGACAGAACACATTTCTGCCTGTGTTTTCAATGG CGATGGAACTGGTCGGTCCTTCATACCGCGTGGCGGCTGGTATAATCGTCGAGCTGTTTTGGTGTGTCGGCCTATTCATTCTCTGTCTTTTGGCGTACTTTGTCCGCTCCGCGACCAACCTTACACTTGTTGCGGGGGTTCCTATGATCCTGGTATTCCTTTATATATG GCTTATTCCAGAATCTCCTAGATGGCTGATCTCCAAAGGAAAGAACAAAGAAGCTTATAAAATCATACAGAAAATTGCGAAGAAGAACCAGGTCACTCTCCCTGAGAACGCCATCGACGAACATAGTGTGGAGTCAGGCGAATCAAtgtctgttttcaaaatgttcacaatTCCAAAACTTCTTATTCGGACCTTGATAATCTACTTAAATTG GGCCGTGGTTAACATGGTTTATTACGGTCTTGGCTTGAACGTTGGAAATCTGGGTGGAAATATCTACGTCAACTTTGCCATCAACAGCGCCGTGGAGACGGCGGCGTACCTACTATGTCTCGTTTCCTTGCACAGAGTGGGTCGGAAGACATTGCATTCTGGAAGCATGATTGTCGGCGGCGTCGCATgccttttgacaattttctccACACTTTATGGCGGAACAT CCTTGCATTGGCTGACAATAGCCCTTTCAAACATCGGGAAGTTTGGAATATCTGCAGGATTTGCAATCGTGTATATCTGGACAGCTGAACTGTTTCCCACGCTGGTCAGAAACTCGGGGATCGGTTCTAGTTGTATGGTCGGACGTTTTGGAAGCGTCATTTGTCCCTACATAACAGACCTT GGTCGTTTTGTGCCGGGAAAATTTGGGCAAGCTCTACCACTGATTGTGTTTGGCGGTCTCTCCGTAGTTGCCGGTTTACTGTCCCTTTATTTGCCGGAAACCAACGGAGTTCCTCTGCCGGAAACCATACAGGATGCAGTCAACTTCGGCACCAA GAAGGAGAAAAACAATGATGCCAAAGAGAAGGCCTCTTTAGTATAA